A segment of the Amia ocellicauda isolate fAmiCal2 chromosome 5, fAmiCal2.hap1, whole genome shotgun sequence genome:
TGGCGTTCCATAGGATGGGTGCAGGTGTTccgtgggggaaaaaaaatactgttactAGCTAacgttacatttaattaaacccCCATTCACGTTTGAAATAGTAAACTAAAGTTAATACAATGTTGCTCATAACTCATACAGTTGACAAACATAGGACTTGTaaaccaaaaaatgttttagtaAAGCGCTGTACTAAACCCTCTAGACCaatataaagtattttttaaagtaaCGCTGCATTTGAGTATGCTTCGGTTAGTGTTTATTCTTGTTATGCAGATTACCGTTTAGCATTGCATAGAAGCgcatttttactaaaaagaaaaaaatgcttttcaaaattcacaaaataaagaaattacgGTAAATGTTTGCTGATGACACCGATTACATATCAGCAGCTGCCTGGAGATCACAGTGAAAAATCACTGTGAAAAATCACTGTGAAAAATCACTGTGAAAAATCACTGTGAAACAATAAAGTAAGAAAATGGACCTatcagacaatgttggataaaacaaaCTATACCCGATATTTATGAAattatttcaaatcctacatctTAAGTGTTTTGGCTATGATTTGAATTACAATACTCTTAACTTACTTTAAATTATACTTTTGAgggcattttaaatatatatttaaatagataggctatactttatatatataagtgaCTTACGTCGTTTGCATTCAAAATAAGTCTCCCCCCACATTTCTTAACACATCGATTTTATTATAAGACTtaactttttagaaatgtataatTCTTCATACTTTAGGTTGGCATTTCTTTTGTATATAAGGTCTGAAGGCAAATTATGTCAGCCAGCCTCTAAAAGGAACTGGCATGCAGCTCAATAAGCGGCAAAGCTCCACAACAGCACATCACTTTTGAAAACAACCGAACTGTTACAGGTGAGCAAATACGCTCAAAACATCAAGAACAAACAAAGAGAGGCTGAAATCTGTGGAGCAAGAACTCCGGTCACTGTCAACAATTCCCTCAAGGATTAAACACCTCGTGCCACAAAACAGGCACAGGTatcacagttttttttgtttccacaACAGGCTATGAATAGCAGCACACACAGTATTTGTCAaccaattgtttttaatttatatcaCCTCAATCTTCAATTACTATTcaagcacatacacatacagtacGTTGTTAATAAACTGTTTTCCAATTAAATACGTTATTTtatcatgtatatatgtattctgACATGATTTTTCTTGGCTTTTATATTGCCTAGTTAGCAAAATAAAGTTAAAGtagtttttatttgaattaatactgattaataattaaaaatgaatacaatgctATATTagcttatttcagttttatagTGTTTTTTTCTCTATTTGAATAGGAATGCTCATTGCAATGTTTAAGATTGTCACTTGTTCCATTTGAGACAAAGTCTTTAGTCATCAACACGGATACATTGTTTATCTTGAAACAAAATGGTGCAATTGCACAGAAAATCGGTTCTAAAAATCTAAACCTCAACTGGTTTCAGACTGGCCATTGCAATTGGACTGATAAGTTTATAATGGTAggcctattttgtatttttggtaGTAATGATTTGCCTGTTGGGAATGCATGGTGCACTGATTGCCTATGTACAATTAGCaatataaaagcaatacaatcTGTGATTATATAATGTGGTGTGCCTCAGGATAATTCCAAGTGTCTGGGTGTGCCTTCCCTAAAAAAATGTTGAGAACCAGTGCTCTAGACAACACCGCCCTAGAACACACCCTGAGCTACCATCACCTCGGACTGAAGATCAGTGCTTCAGGGAGCTTTGTCCTGGCAGTGAAAGCCCAAAGAGCTTTCTATGCCATCAAAAgaaaactatataaaataaacatcccCATTATAACCTGGAACAAGATCTCCGACAGTCATTCAGCCCACTGTGCTGTACGGCAGTGGGATATTACACtaacacaggcagagctggctatgtatgcatgtatggcTATGCTATGTATGACATATGTATGTTCAACAGCTttgacagaaacagagagggcTGGCACAAGATGGGGAGTGTATCTGTATTCTAAGAAAGGAAGTCTACTCTGTGCATCTACCAGTGCGTATAATAATGACAGCAACGCtgcattaacacattttatatagttacagtatgtatattaaaaaagctACACCCTAATACCTTATCGGTCGTCCGAAGACTTTGGTGTTCTCCTCACATCGCCGCAGCCCTTCCTCGTTTATCGAGAGCACCTGCGTAGAAAAAGGACAGGAGAGGGGGATCAAAAACACTCTCATGGGAACTCAAGACCGAGACAGATGGCGAGGGAGGGGAGAGTGAGCGGTCGACTCACGTGGCGCAGCAGAGACTCCTCCCCGAGGGCGCGGACCAACCCCTTCGTGTCCATCTGTCCCAGCCGCAGGATGTAAAGAGGCCGGCCATCTAAAAACCAGGAGAGAAATCAATGCACTGCGGCAGGGAGAGCAAAATCGCATCGAGACACGCCGGGCGGAAACAAAGACACTCGATCTGGGGAGGCAGGAGCATCAAACTGTTGTGGAAACCATAAATAAACAGTGTCTATTCTCTCTTCTCCTTGTCTGCGTCCTTAAGAGACATTTGATTACGAGAGCCAGATCAGAAGATATCAGAAGATATCAGAAGCAATCTAGCTTCGCCCGAACCATCTGGGGAGCTGCTGATAATGAGCGTTAATTTTATCTGTGATTAAtcagagagaggcagagccagACTCTCGGAGACGGGGAGAAAGACGCGGCAATCCGCAGACTCAATACCTAAACCAGATGGATTTTATCCTAATCAAGGTAAACACACTTCACAGGAGCGAGACGGAGGGAAGTACCTCTTAATTCACAGTGATTCAGAATTAATTCCAAGCATCGGCATGTTGTCACACAAATACAAAGATCAGGGCTGGCTAAGTCTGCCAAGTTCGGCGCCCTCAACCACTAAACTTGGCCAACAAAAAAGACACCAAGTCTGCCGATTCAGCGAGTTTCTGTACCTCACGAAAATTAAACCCACACGGGAAGTAAAACCGGTTAAGTCATTTTCTGCAGTCAGCACTTTAAAATCTCCCTCTTGTGCAGATGTAGTTACTACCCTctggcaaaaaaacaaaaacaaatgaaaacacagaacaaaaaaatacaaaacacaaaaaacatggtCTGCAAACAATTAGCGGTTTCTGAATATCTCCAGGGGTCACGTCTCCATCTGGACACAGATAAGACCCCGGTGGGGTGAGAAGTCAGGAACAGCCAGGTTGCCCACTGGCCCGAGAAAACCACCAGCAGAAAGCACCATGCATGAAGTCGAGGAATGTAAACAATTGCCGTGTCTGAGCAGGCGAGGAATGTGCGCACACCACGCCGACGGGCTTCAAAACGCACCAGAACCTTCAGCCTCTCTGAACCcgtttctattttttatttaaactatttttattACTTCTACCAGTTATGATCTATCTGCTTTACAAAACCGTACAATACCACAACCCCAGACGATGATGCCATATTAGGAGGGTACAGAATGAAAAAAATTTACAAAAATTACCAGCTCCAAATCTGGGAGCAGGATGTCCCGATGGCTATTCATAGACTCCATTTAGCGCATTAAACCTGCCGTAATCCCGGCCCGATCAGATCCTGCACGGCTTAGTTCAATCCCCCGGACGCAGGAGCAGCGATCGGTCAGTTACCTTTGTCGTGGTGGTGCCACCCGCCAGTGTAGAAGTCCTGCAGGACCTGGGGGGAGGTCCAGGTCTCCAGAAGATAGTCCACCTGGTGCTGCTTCCTCCAGGTGAGTGACTGGCACAGGATCTCGCGCGCCTTGTCGATGTTGAAGTCGCGCGCCCGCAGGAAGCGCAGGATGTGCTCGTCCTTGGGGATCTGGGAAGGAGGAGTCGACGGATCAATAAGAGGACGGGTCCCGTGGTCCccaaacccccccaaaaaaaccacCACGCGCTAGCTGGACTGCATGGCAGTTTAATAACACCAGAGTGCTTTACATAAGAGCAGAGTTAGCTTCCAGATCGCTGCAGGATTAACGACACTGGGCAGAGATAGACGCTTCTCCAACACTGATGTAACACTCTGCCTAGTGTTGACCCGAAAGTCGCTGAGAGCCAGATTAATCGACTGCCTTTTCACCCACAGAATAAGACCTTGCATTTCATTGAAAGTTACTACTCAAAAAAGGATGTCCACTGGTTTTCCTTTGCCTCCACATCGATGGGTGGTTTTGGCTGCTTCTACCTCATGCCTGTGACATACACCCCCCCACAGACATGACATACTTCAGTTCACCTCTCTGTTATTACATCTGGTACAAAGTCACTCTAATGAAGTCCTTATAAGCCAAACCTGAAGATAAAACATGCCCACTGAATTAAAACGCTTTCATAGAGCTCCAGAGAACCACAGTCACTTTCCAcgaaaaaaggaataaaaactACAAACAGATGAACTgattagaaagaaaacaaagaaaccgAAACACGAAAGTGAACTACTGAATGCCTTCCGCCTCAGAACTATTACATGATGACGCATCCAAACAACACCGGTCGGGTGCGAGAGCTCACCTTGCCCTTGTGCGTCTCCTGCAGCCACTGGCGCAGCCGGATCAGGCAGCTCTCCTGCAGCGGCGTCAGGTCGCCCAGGTAGCGCTCGATGTAGTCGGCCTCCAGTTTGTCTGCAGCGGGACACGGAGAGAGACGTGAACATGGGGGAGGGTAAACATGGAGACTGCCCTCCTGAGAGGTTCTTAATTAgcctggtttattttattttttaaagacatgCTTTGACAGTAAGACTCGGGGCCGGGACTGACCGTCGGGGGTGCCGGTGAGCGGCTCAGTGAggctgcctggcaggctggggGTCTCTTTAGGGGCTTCCTTGGCGCTGGCGATGGGGATGCTGATGGCGGGGGAGATGGGCAGCTCGGGCCTGGCAGTGACGGTGGCCTTGGCGGGACACACAGCCGAAGGAGTCCAGCGTGGGATGTGCGTCACgccctcctcctccagctcccgCAAGTAATACTCGATGATTTCTTTGCCCTGTAACGATAACAACgacgatgatgataataatcTGTGTGAAGCTACAGCCGGGGGGGGCAGCGAGAACAGAACAGGAATGACCAGATTCCTGCCTCGCCACACCCCCGACATGTGGCAACTCGACGCGAACCTGCCTGCCATCCCAGCTTCACTGCTCTCggatcaaaacaaaaacacatgggAGGAATCGGTCCCGGAGATCACTTACCTTTTTAATACTGCTGGTGTACTGCTTCATGGCGATCTTTTCCACCGTGCTCTCGAACCCGAAGAAAGACTTGATGTCCAGGCTGGCCAGCTGCTCGAAACAGGTCCAGTCCTCATTGTCTGGGTGAACCTGAAGCcccagagacacacagaaagatacaaataaatgaGAAGCAAACCCACTATCGTCTTCTAGCATTTCATAGTGGCTACAATTACTTCTCACACTATAAACTGTCCAAATATAAGTAAAAGGGAATTAAGGAAGGGTTTAAGTTCTGACGAGCCAGTCGGGTTGATGGTCAACACGGTGCCATTGCCACAAACACTCCCAATCAAAATCACCCACAATCCCAAGAGGCAGGCACGAGACTGAGGAGATGTTTGGAGGAGAGAGTGATAATAATTCAGACTCTGCAACATGCGCTGCTTTTAAGTGCATCGAGGTTCAAAACCCCTTTTCACAGCAGCGCCATtacgttttatttttaagatttcGACACAGATGTCATGTAACGGCCCGTGTGCCGGACTGAATCCTCAGCACGTGTCCGAGTGGCGAGTCTGTCACGTGTGCAGGTTGATCTCTGCTGCGCTGCATTTAAACACTGAAGGAGAACACTTGGTTGACTTCATGAGGAGTTTCTATTCAGGGGCTCACGTTGTGATCGAGCGTTGTGCTTTTTATCAGGTTTAGACGCATCAAAGCATCCGTCCAACCCGTCCACTTACGCTGTAGCAGCACAGCTCGTTGATGATGACCCGGTTGGAGAAGGTCTCGTTGTGTGCCTCGATCTGGAGGGTCCTCTCTCTGCGGTTCAGGGAGTTCTTCTGCACAAAGTAGACATAATCGACCCCCGCGatctggagagggagagggaggagagaggcgTTCACAACTCTGAGCTGCGTTACAGGCCCAGGGAGACCAAGCGCAAAGCAAATAAAACCAGCTTCACGTGTACCCTGGTCTTTAACTTTAATGATCCACCCTCGGGAGGCACAATAGTAATGTTGGAGGGTTGCAAGCCAGCAGGTTTTATAGGCGTCCTGCCATTATCAACTCGTTAACTCTGAAAAGTCATTAAACTGGTCCAATTAAGAGGATTAGCTGAATTAGGCTAATTTGGAATGAGATCCTAAAGACACTGCGGCCTTGTGGGGCCAGGACCTTGTGTCTCTTGTCCTTTTGAACCGTGAGGAGGACaaatactaataaaaacaacactaaTCTGGGGCCTTTGATATCTGGGAAGCTGGCGTTCAGTAATGGCAGACGCCGCGCCATGCCGTACCCTCTTGAGCAGCCGCGGGGCATCCACATCGAGCTTGCAGCGGCGCTCCACCATGTGCACGGCGCCGTCCTCGCTGTTGAATTCGCTGACTATGTCGCTGTCCACGAACATCGGGATCAGAGGGCACGTGGGGAACCGCCTCTCgtaggcctgagagagagagagaaaagggggcagagggatggagggagagagagagggaggtcagACTGATCTCATACAAGGTCGGttctgtaaaatataaaatatgcacTAGTAAAAACAAGGCGGTTTGAACACGTCCCTGCAGAGTGTAGGGTACAAGCGGTCAACCAAAGCCTCACACCCCCCCGGGGCGGCCAGCGAGTGAATATTGTAATTTGTTCCACATTAAAAGTCAGCGTGGCGCTTTCTTAAGCACTCTCTGGGTTGTGTTAAAAGTAGTGTTTGCTTTGTCGGGCGTTGTGAAATACGAGTCTCAGTTGTTTGTTCtggagtgttttttttccccctctttcttGTCTTTTATTTACCCGAGTTTCTTGCCAGCACCTTCTCCCCCCTGGCTCTGCACACATGAGCTGGGAAAAAAAAGTTACCATGCGTGACTGTCGCTTCACACAGGGTGGGGACAGGACTGAACTCTTTGAACTCTTCAAGGTTGTTTCTTTCATTCCCTGCTTTTGTAACAACAACACATCTTAAGTTACACAAGTCATAACAGTTGATTAAAAGCATTTTCACAAGCTTTTTCAATTTTTCTGTAGCCTTTGAATATATGTCTTACTGCATGCttagtgctgttgtacccttgagcaaggtacttcacttagattgctccagtaaaattcccagctgtataaatgggtacaaatgtaagtcgccctggataagagcgtcagctaaattacaaaaataataataataataatgcaatacacAGATCCTTATTCAGTATAGCTTCAGTTCCAGAAGCTCGGATCTGGTGAGGTTTCTTGCGATTTAAAGGCATTGTGCGGTATTGGGAATTGTCCAGTTCACTCACTATTAAAGTGCTGCATGTACCACACTCCCACACTCCCTGCTAGTAGCATCAAGGACAGGCAATCTCTGAACAGTTTCACAGTTTTAGAAAATTGTGAAGCAACTGCTTAAAGGAAACGTCTGGGTGTTAAAGAGATAAAAAACGAAACCCATGATAAACATCTTAAAAGGACAGATTAGAGAGATAATTATAGCTTTCGATCAGCATCCTGCTCTGCTGCTGTGCCCTGAAGCAAGAGTGGCGACCAAATCCCAAAGGTCCACGATCAACAATGGCCCTCGTTCGCAAACAACACCCTGCGGGAGGAAGAGGGAGCGCAGGAGGCTCGACCAGCCCGGCTGCTCTCATATGTCCAGATGACGCAAATAAGCCAGCATGCCAGCCTCGGGGGACTCGGGGAGTATGGTGTCCTACATTCACACAGGGACATAAACCACAGAGCACTCGCTAACCAGCTGAGCGAGACACCGCTATCAGGACAGTCAGCATGGCGGCACAGCTGTGACAACCCCATTCTGCACCGTAATATTTGGGGAGCACTTTAAGTTCCACGGGGGTTTTGTAAAGACAAGAGAACATTTAGAGAGAGATATTTAGCTTTCCACAGCCTGAGCTGCACTGGACTCCCTATAAAAAGCCTTCACTGTAACTGATAAGTTCAAATCAAGTCAAAAACAGGAAGTTTGTATTAGGAAAGGGTCACGTAGGCctacttttttccccaaaaaCGTTAACTGGTTCCTTAAGGAAACCTTTCTACTCGGCCAATGCAGAACAACCAGGTTTGAAGTTAAACACCGCCTCATAAGACTTCACCGTGTAAATGTTTACCCAAGTGTGTGAGGCTCCCAATGGCTCGGTCTGAAAACCTTTCCTTGGAACTGTATTCTAGATCATGCCAGATGGATGAAAAAAGGACGGCCATTCATGGGGTTTCGCCCAGACGAGGGTTTCGTCGTCTGTCTCAGTCAAATTACAGATCACCTGTGGATATAACTTAAAACTAGTCACCAAGAGAAGACTTCTGACAGCAAGGGGTTTATTTACAAAGCCATGTAGTCATTCTATTCCCGTGAATAAAACGGTGACATTTGAAACTAAACCAGAAactgttttttcttcattctgacTCATAAACTCTGAGCTCCTTGCCAGGTTCATTCGAGAAGGCCGTATTACTACTCGATCCTCTCTTATCTCAGTGTTTATGATTACTATGAATACATTGTGTATTCCAGTGTCTTTCCTGGCACAACAGACACCCAATTAAAGCCTTTAAACGTGTTTGCACGCTCTGACGTCCTCAGCTCCTATGCAGCCCCAGGAGTGAGACTCGTGGGCCTCAGCTGAGCAGGAGGTGATGTGAAGGCACTAGTTTTGACACACTGAAGAGATTACTTCAGGGCTCATGCATAAAGGAAGGCTGAAAATAAAGAATATCTTCACTTTCTGTGGGGAAACTCCCAGGGATTACCGGGCAAGAACCTTTTGTGTCTCGATTTCTAGATCAGGCAGGGTGCAGTAATTGACTGTGACCATAGACGAGTCTGTGCTCTTTGTTGTTGCTGCTTTGTTTATTAAACTTTATGGTTTAATCCTGATCCCTAGGTTTCTTTACAGTGATGGGAATCAAAGTAGTGGCCATCGGCATGtgaatgacacacacactctctctctctgcatcttTTGAACATAGGTCAACAGTATCACGACCAAAAGGCAACAGCAATGGACCAGATCACCCGAGACTGGAGACGAGCCCTAGTCGTGTGATCAGAGAGCTCAGTCTTTCTGCGAGAGTCCTGTGCATGCTGCTGTCACGCGTGCCCCTGACTGGGAGCTGGGAGGCCTGCCGCAGCCATTTAACAGGGAGTCACGTTGCCTGCCTGCCGGAGAGCCTGCTCAGACATGCTTAATGCAAATTACATCGCATCCAACGCATCGCTTGCCCAGTCTCTTCGCTCTGCTGCGGCGCCGAGCCTTCCTGGAAGGAGAGTTCTGAGGACGGGCCACTCGACACCCTTCAAGACCCCGAACTGCAGCAAGAGGTTGAAATTCCGAGAGGCATCTGAAAAATATGGGCAGCAATACATCTCCCTCCTTCCATCTCCACCCTTTGCACAAGCGACGTACGCAGGCAGGGCCGGCTGAGCTCAGCGGTCTGACTTCATTTTGACATATTGCATACATCTATATAATCCCCAGATTAAG
Coding sequences within it:
- the LOC136749774 gene encoding SEC14-like protein 1 isoform X1; amino-acid sequence: MVQKYQSPVRVYKQPFELVMAAYERRFPTCPLIPMFVDSDIVSEFNSEDGAVHMVERRCKLDVDAPRLLKRIAGVDYVYFVQKNSLNRRERTLQIEAHNETFSNRVIINELCCYSVHPDNEDWTCFEQLASLDIKSFFGFESTVEKIAMKQYTSSIKKGKEIIEYYLRELEEEGVTHIPRWTPSAVCPAKATVTARPELPISPAISIPIASAKEAPKETPSLPGSLTEPLTGTPDDKLEADYIERYLGDLTPLQESCLIRLRQWLQETHKGKIPKDEHILRFLRARDFNIDKAREILCQSLTWRKQHQVDYLLETWTSPQVLQDFYTGGWHHHDKDGRPLYILRLGQMDTKGLVRALGEESLLRHVLSINEEGLRRCEENTKVFGRPISSWTCLVDLEGLNMRHLWRPGVKALLRIIEVVEANYPETLGRLLILRAPRVFPVLWTLVSPFIDDNTRKKFLIYAGNDYQGPGGLVDYIDREIIPDFLGGECMCEVPEGGLVPKSLYRTTEELENEDIRLWTETIYQSASVFKGAPHELSIEIIDASSVITWDFDVCKGDIVFNIFHSKRAPQPPKKDTLGAHGITSPGGNNVQLIDKSWMLGQDYSMVESPLICKEGESVQGSHVTRWPGFYILQWKFHSMPACATTNLPRVDDVLASLQVSSHKCKVMYYTEVLGSEDFRNACCDVQSLGSMTSLESSHSGFSQLSAATTSSSQSHSSSMISR
- the LOC136749774 gene encoding SEC14-like protein 1 isoform X2, encoding MVQKYQSPVRVYKQPFELVMAAYERRFPTCPLIPMFVDSDIVSEFNSEDGAVHMVERRCKLDVDAPRLLKRIAGVDYVYFVQKNSLNRRERTLQIEAHNETFSNRVIINELCCYSVHPDNEDWTCFEQLASLDIKSFFGFESTVEKIAMKQYTSSIKKGKEIIEYYLRELEEEGVTHIPRWTPSAVCPAKATVTARPELPISPAISIPIASAKEAPKETPSLPGSLTEPLTGTPDDKLEADYIERYLGDLTPLQESCLIRLRQWLQETHKGKIPKDEHILRFLRARDFNIDKAREILCQSLTWRKQHQVDYLLETWTSPQVLQDFYTGGWHHHDKDGRPLYILRLGQMDTKGLVRALGEESLLRHVLSINEEGLRRCEENTKVFGRPISSWTCLVDLEGLNMRHLWRPGVKALLRIIEVVEANYPETLGRLLILRAPRVFPVLWTLVSPFIDDNTRKKFLIYAGNDYQGPGGLVDYIDREIIPDFLGGECMCEVPEGGLVPKSLYRTTEELENEDIRLWTETIYQSASVFKGAPHELSIEIIDASSVITWDFDVCKGDIVFNIFHSKRAPQPPKKDTLGAHGITSPGGNNVQLIDKSWMLGQDYSMVESPLICKEGESVQGSHVTRWPGFYILQWKFHSMPACATTNLPRVDDVLASLQVSSHKCKVMYYTEVLGSEDFRGSMTSLESSHSGFSQLSAATTSSSQSHSSSMISR